In Lysobacter firmicutimachus, one genomic interval encodes:
- a CDS encoding GntR family transcriptional regulator, protein MTIVNRTLSEQAFQIIRERILSNRMPPLTLLRQEALAAELGISKIPLREALTRLEQYGLLRSSINRGYYVPPLTIAEAEEVFALRVKIEPEAAAQACLEASDDEIETAKTALAALEAISGVDPQQTVAFNRAFHLALIRPGNRQVTYLLVERLHVLAERYVHMHLEPAGRDARALREHRDLLAAWLARDAKNVSLQLTRHIVLTLHDLRQQLFENETIIKSNVPPRPND, encoded by the coding sequence ATGACCATTGTGAACCGCACTCTTTCCGAGCAGGCTTTCCAGATCATCCGCGAGCGGATCCTGTCGAATCGAATGCCGCCGCTGACCCTGCTCCGGCAGGAGGCGCTGGCGGCCGAACTCGGCATCAGCAAGATTCCCCTGCGCGAGGCGCTGACCCGATTGGAGCAATACGGATTGCTTCGCTCTAGCATCAATCGCGGTTACTACGTTCCGCCCTTGACGATCGCGGAAGCCGAGGAGGTTTTCGCTCTGCGGGTAAAGATCGAGCCCGAGGCCGCGGCTCAAGCCTGCCTGGAAGCCAGCGACGACGAGATCGAGACGGCGAAAACCGCCTTGGCGGCGCTGGAGGCCATATCAGGGGTCGATCCCCAGCAGACCGTAGCCTTCAATCGCGCATTCCATTTGGCGCTGATTCGGCCGGGAAACCGCCAGGTCACGTATTTGCTGGTGGAACGCCTGCACGTGTTGGCCGAGCGCTATGTTCATATGCATCTCGAGCCCGCGGGACGCGACGCCAGGGCCCTGCGCGAACATAGGGACTTGCTGGCCGCCTGGCTCGCGCGCGACGCCAAGAACGTAAGCCTTCAGCTGACCCGGCACATCGTGCTTACTCTCCACGATCTTCGCCAGCAATTGTTCGAGAACGAAACCATTATCAAGTCGAACGTGCCGCCCAGACCGAACGATTGA
- a CDS encoding SIS domain-containing protein — protein sequence MDLTPLPDSSAWQRLGGADTAAEIAQQPALWDRLAEDLAQARERVQAFLGDRLNDPRQRVLFTGAGSSGFIADMVADRINAQWPADVRAVHTTSLLTHPGLYLQRDRPTLLVSFARSGSSPESVAAVELLRAQVDDARFLDITCNPDGELARRGADREDTCTLLMPAASCDRAFAMTSSLSCMLLAALSVFDAAPWPQRGERLRQLAVLAREGLAQWDAPAGALAQRPFDRVIYLASGPLEALAREAALKVLELTAGQVLALANTPLGFRHGPKSTLNGDTLVVVMRSAQALARRYEQDLLDELRRDGVAGRVLAIGPHSDIGSDDDHSLRAPPLDDAWLAPVWLIFAQLYALQRSAALGLTPDNPFPDGTVNRVVKGVTIHHG from the coding sequence ATGGACCTCACTCCGCTTCCCGACTCGTCCGCCTGGCAACGCCTGGGCGGGGCCGACACCGCTGCCGAGATCGCCCAACAACCGGCCTTGTGGGACCGGCTGGCCGAGGATCTGGCGCAGGCGCGCGAACGCGTGCAAGCCTTCCTCGGCGACCGTCTGAACGATCCGCGTCAACGCGTGCTGTTCACCGGCGCCGGCAGTTCCGGCTTCATCGCCGACATGGTCGCCGACCGCATCAATGCGCAGTGGCCGGCCGACGTGCGCGCCGTGCATACCACCAGCCTGCTGACTCATCCGGGGTTGTACCTGCAGCGCGACCGCCCGACTCTGCTGGTGTCGTTCGCCCGCAGCGGTTCCAGTCCGGAAAGCGTGGCGGCGGTCGAGCTGCTGCGCGCCCAGGTCGACGACGCGCGCTTCCTCGACATCACCTGCAATCCCGATGGCGAATTGGCTCGTCGCGGCGCCGATCGCGAAGACACTTGCACCCTGCTGATGCCGGCCGCCAGTTGCGACCGCGCCTTCGCCATGACCAGCAGTCTCAGCTGCATGCTGCTGGCGGCGCTGAGCGTGTTCGACGCCGCGCCGTGGCCGCAGCGCGGCGAACGCCTGCGGCAATTGGCCGTGCTGGCGCGCGAAGGCCTGGCGCAGTGGGATGCGCCCGCCGGCGCCCTGGCGCAACGCCCCTTCGATCGCGTGATCTACCTAGCCAGCGGCCCGCTGGAAGCGCTGGCGCGCGAAGCGGCTCTAAAGGTGCTCGAACTCACCGCCGGGCAAGTGCTGGCCCTGGCCAACACCCCGTTGGGCTTCCGCCACGGGCCCAAGTCCACCCTCAACGGCGACACGCTGGTGGTGGTGATGCGCAGCGCCCAGGCGCTGGCGCGCCGTTACGAGCAGGATCTGCTCGACGAACTGCGCCGCGACGGCGTCGCCGGCCGGGTGCTGGCGATCGGTCCGCATTCCGACATCGGCAGCGACGACGACCACAGCCTGCGCGCACCGCCGCTGGACGACGCCTGGCTGGCGCCGGTGTGGCTGATCTTCGCCCAGTTGTATGCGCTGCAACGCTCGGCCGCGCTCGGCCTGACGCCGGACAACCCGTTCCCGGACGGCACCGTCAACCGGGTGGTCAAGGGCGTTACCATCCACCATGGCTGA
- a CDS encoding ROK family protein: protein MADAPHPEIRYGIDIGGTKIELVACDAALEVRYRRRIATPQGDYAGFLAALQALAADADAELGQTDTAIGIALPGVRDRRSGRQLSANVPALTGHSVAADLRARLCRPLHFGNDLQCFALSEAHGGAAEGYPSMFGAILGTGAGGGYCLHGQLVAGFNGLAGEWGHWSVPAHLLQRYELPVLDCACGLRGCVERYVSGSGLVALHRHLHGEAADAGAVIAQAEAGDARARRALAIHLDLLGHSLAALVLLLDPHVIVLGGGLSQHAPLYAALPAAVAAHLFDGVQVPPVVPPRFGDAGGARGAALLAWRPALS, encoded by the coding sequence ATGGCTGACGCCCCGCATCCCGAAATTCGCTACGGCATCGACATCGGCGGCACCAAGATCGAACTGGTCGCCTGCGATGCCGCGTTGGAGGTGCGCTACCGCCGGCGCATAGCCACGCCGCAGGGCGACTACGCCGGCTTCCTGGCCGCGTTGCAGGCGCTGGCGGCCGACGCCGACGCCGAACTCGGGCAAACCGATACGGCGATCGGCATCGCCCTGCCCGGCGTGCGCGACCGCCGCAGCGGCCGGCAGCTCAGCGCCAACGTTCCCGCCCTGACCGGACACAGCGTCGCCGCCGACCTGCGGGCGCGGCTGTGCCGGCCGCTGCACTTCGGCAACGACCTGCAGTGCTTCGCCTTGTCGGAAGCGCACGGTGGCGCCGCCGAAGGCTACCCGAGCATGTTCGGCGCGATCCTCGGCACCGGCGCCGGCGGCGGCTACTGCCTGCACGGCCAACTGGTCGCGGGCTTCAACGGCCTGGCCGGCGAATGGGGCCATTGGAGCGTGCCGGCGCACCTGCTGCAGCGCTACGAACTGCCGGTGCTGGATTGCGCCTGCGGCCTGCGCGGCTGCGTCGAACGTTATGTCTCCGGCAGCGGCCTAGTCGCGCTGCATCGCCATCTGCACGGCGAAGCCGCCGACGCCGGCGCGGTGATCGCGCAGGCCGAGGCCGGCGACGCGCGCGCGCGCCGGGCCCTGGCGATCCATCTGGATCTGCTCGGCCACAGCCTGGCCGCGCTGGTGCTGCTGCTGGATCCGCACGTGATCGTGCTCGGCGGCGGTCTGTCGCAGCATGCCCCCTTGTACGCCGCCTTGCCGGCGGCGGTCGCCGCGCACCTGTTCGACGGAGTGCAGGTGCCGCCGGTCGTGCCGCCGCGTTTCGGCGATGCCGGCGGCGCCCGCGGCGCTGCCCTGCTGGCCTGGCGGCCGGCCCTGTCCTGA
- a CDS encoding TIM-barrel domain-containing protein produces MEFRVRRPRLSTAILAALMASTVPAAAEPVGNLRAVRAAAGATPSWELSTDTGSVLRIEVLADDIVRVQAGRRGKLAPAGDKAAPIVLPQPAAAVAATLEEDASELRVRTGALVLHVQRQPLKLRLERIDGERRVPLWQELQPLDLDAAQSVQVLSSQADEAFYGGGQQNGRYQFKGRELEVSYSGGWEEGDRPSPAPMLLSSRGWGMLRNTWSDGSYDLRQPDQATLLHREDRFDAYYFVGELPRLLERYTRLTGRPGLLPRWALSYGDADCYNDGDNGKKPGTVPEGWRDGATGTTPDVVESVARQYREHDMPGGWILPNDGYGCGYKQLPETVKGLAKYGFRTGLWTENGVDKIAWEVGTAGSRVQKLDVAWTGKGYQFAMDANQSAFNGILHNSDSRPFLWTVMGWAGIQRYAVAWTGDQSASWDYIRWHVPTLIGSGLSGMAYATGDVDAIFGGSAETYTRDLQWKAFTPVLMGMSGWSSNARKHPWWFDEPYRSINRDYLKLKMRLTPYMYGLAHEAAQTGAPPVRGLMWDYPQDPHAQDEAYKYQFLLGRDLLVAPVYRSQAASRGWRRGIHVPAGRWIDYWDGRSVQAGAAGRELDRQVDLATLPLFVRAGAIVPMHPAMLYDGEKPLDEITFDLYPQGESQYALYEDDGNTRRFEQGESSTQRVRMSAPAQGSGPVTVRIDAVQGQYQGQLPQRRYGLRVLTRQAPRAVSQDGRALPKLADAAAWQAASEGWYFDPAERKGSVHVRTAAVDIRKPLQVVLDIPVAAAVADDAYPAAPALGRALPADSLLVVNRPAEEPGHALENAFDEDPKTWFRSVRNQAVRTGAHEWTIGFGERKLIDGIELAPRNDQHWKHGQVRDYEIYLGDSNGEWGEPIARGRLQLKQEPQRIELPARAGRLLRFRVLSVQNPDGDGASGADPMVVAAQGGAARAVDALQPRDVGPIALSSFHILEHQEPERPAQQRYLSELPLPAALAHTVRSDRAFRGDDALRMNGLLFRRGLGVGPASRIDLRLQGQWRLLRADLGIDDACRAAGGLQFQVWGDGRLLYDSGLVKAPGVVKPELDIRGLSSLSLRTLGAQGNQPAQVCANWANAVLIGQEGDTASILAP; encoded by the coding sequence GTGGAATTCCGCGTGCGTCGTCCGCGACTGTCGACTGCGATCCTGGCGGCGCTGATGGCCTCGACCGTTCCGGCCGCGGCCGAACCGGTCGGCAACCTGCGCGCTGTGCGCGCCGCGGCCGGCGCGACTCCGAGTTGGGAGTTGAGCACCGACACCGGCAGCGTGCTGCGCATCGAGGTGCTGGCCGACGACATCGTGCGGGTGCAGGCCGGACGCCGCGGCAAGCTGGCGCCGGCCGGCGACAAGGCCGCGCCGATCGTGCTGCCGCAGCCGGCGGCCGCGGTCGCGGCGACCCTGGAAGAGGATGCGAGCGAACTGCGCGTGCGCACCGGCGCATTGGTGCTGCACGTGCAGCGACAGCCGCTGAAGCTGCGCCTGGAGCGGATCGACGGCGAGCGCCGCGTGCCGCTGTGGCAGGAACTGCAACCGCTGGATCTGGACGCGGCCCAGAGCGTGCAAGTGTTGTCGTCGCAGGCCGACGAGGCTTTCTACGGCGGCGGCCAGCAGAACGGCCGCTACCAGTTCAAGGGCCGCGAACTGGAGGTTTCTTATTCCGGCGGCTGGGAAGAGGGCGATCGGCCCAGCCCGGCGCCCATGCTGCTCAGCTCGCGCGGCTGGGGCATGTTGCGCAACACCTGGAGCGACGGCAGTTACGACTTGCGCCAGCCCGACCAGGCCACCTTGCTGCATCGCGAGGACCGCTTCGACGCCTACTACTTCGTCGGCGAGCTGCCGCGCTTGCTCGAACGCTACACTCGCCTGACCGGCCGCCCCGGCCTGCTGCCGCGCTGGGCGTTGTCTTACGGCGACGCGGACTGCTACAACGACGGCGACAACGGCAAAAAGCCCGGCACCGTGCCGGAAGGCTGGCGCGACGGCGCCACCGGCACCACGCCCGACGTGGTCGAAAGCGTGGCGCGCCAGTACCGCGAGCACGACATGCCCGGCGGCTGGATCCTGCCCAACGACGGCTACGGCTGCGGTTACAAGCAACTGCCGGAGACGGTGAAGGGGCTGGCCAAGTACGGTTTCCGCACCGGCCTGTGGACCGAGAACGGGGTCGACAAGATCGCCTGGGAAGTCGGTACCGCCGGCAGCCGGGTGCAGAAGCTCGACGTGGCCTGGACCGGCAAGGGCTATCAGTTCGCGATGGACGCCAACCAGTCGGCGTTCAACGGCATCTTGCACAACTCCGATTCGCGTCCCTTCCTGTGGACGGTGATGGGCTGGGCCGGCATCCAGCGCTACGCGGTGGCCTGGACCGGCGACCAGAGCGCGAGTTGGGACTACATCCGCTGGCACGTGCCGACCTTGATCGGCTCGGGCCTGTCGGGCATGGCCTACGCCACCGGCGACGTCGATGCGATCTTCGGTGGCAGCGCCGAGACCTACACCCGCGATCTGCAGTGGAAGGCCTTCACTCCGGTGCTGATGGGCATGTCGGGCTGGTCGTCGAACGCGCGCAAGCATCCGTGGTGGTTCGACGAGCCCTACCGCAGCATCAACCGCGATTACCTGAAATTGAAGATGCGGCTGACCCCGTACATGTACGGCCTGGCCCATGAGGCGGCGCAGACCGGCGCGCCGCCGGTGCGCGGGCTGATGTGGGACTACCCGCAGGACCCGCACGCGCAGGACGAGGCCTACAAGTATCAGTTCCTGCTCGGCCGCGATCTGTTGGTGGCGCCGGTCTACCGCAGCCAGGCCGCCAGCCGCGGCTGGCGGCGCGGCATCCACGTGCCGGCCGGGCGCTGGATCGACTATTGGGACGGGCGCAGCGTGCAGGCCGGCGCCGCCGGGCGCGAGCTGGACCGGCAGGTCGACCTCGCCACGCTGCCGTTGTTCGTGCGCGCCGGCGCGATCGTGCCGATGCATCCGGCGATGCTCTACGACGGCGAGAAGCCGCTCGACGAAATCACTTTCGATCTGTATCCGCAGGGCGAATCGCAGTACGCGCTGTACGAGGACGACGGCAATACCCGCCGTTTCGAGCAGGGCGAGTCGAGCACTCAACGGGTGCGGATGAGCGCGCCGGCGCAGGGCAGCGGTCCGGTGACGGTGCGCATCGACGCGGTGCAAGGCCAGTACCAAGGCCAGTTGCCGCAACGCCGCTACGGCTTGCGCGTGCTCACTCGGCAGGCGCCGCGCGCGGTGTCGCAGGACGGCCGCGCACTGCCGAAGCTGGCCGATGCCGCCGCGTGGCAGGCCGCGTCCGAGGGCTGGTACTTCGATCCGGCCGAGCGCAAGGGCAGCGTGCACGTACGCACCGCCGCGGTCGATATCCGCAAGCCGCTGCAGGTCGTGCTCGACATTCCCGTCGCGGCGGCGGTCGCCGACGATGCCTACCCGGCCGCGCCGGCGCTGGGCCGCGCGCTGCCGGCCGACAGCCTGCTGGTGGTCAATCGTCCCGCCGAAGAACCCGGCCATGCGCTGGAAAACGCCTTCGACGAGGACCCCAAGACCTGGTTCCGCAGCGTGCGCAACCAGGCCGTGCGCACCGGCGCGCACGAATGGACGATCGGCTTCGGCGAGCGCAAGCTGATCGACGGCATCGAGCTGGCGCCGCGCAACGACCAGCACTGGAAGCACGGCCAGGTCCGCGACTACGAGATCTACCTGGGCGACAGCAACGGCGAATGGGGCGAGCCGATCGCGCGCGGCCGCCTGCAGCTCAAGCAGGAACCGCAGCGCATCGAGTTACCGGCGCGCGCCGGCCGCCTGCTGCGCTTCCGTGTGCTCAGCGTGCAGAACCCCGACGGCGACGGCGCCTCCGGCGCCGACCCGATGGTCGTTGCCGCCCAGGGCGGCGCGGCGCGCGCGGTCGATGCCTTGCAGCCGCGCGACGTCGGCCCGATCGCGTTGTCGAGCTTCCACATCCTCGAACATCAAGAACCGGAGCGGCCGGCACAGCAACGCTACCTCTCCGAGCTGCCGTTGCCGGCCGCGCTGGCCCACACCGTGCGCAGCGACCGCGCCTTCCGCGGCGACGATGCGTTGCGCATGAACGGCCTGCTGTTCCGCCGCGGCCTCGGCGTCGGCCCGGCCAGCCGCATCGACCTGCGCCTGCAAGGGCAGTGGCGCCTGCTGCGCGCCGACCTCGGCATCGACGATGCCTGCCGCGCCGCCGGCGGCCTGCAATTCCAGGTCTGGGGCGACGGACGCCTGCTCTACGACAGCGGCCTGGTGAAAGCGCCGGGCGTGGTCAAGCCGGAACTGGACATCCGCGGCCTGTCTTCCCTCAGCCTGCGCACGCTCGGCGCGCAGGGCAACCAACCCGCCCAGGTCTGCGCCAACTGGGCCAACGCCGTGCTGATCGGCCAGGAGGGCGATACCGCCAGCATCCTCGCGCCATGA
- a CDS encoding TonB-dependent receptor domain-containing protein, whose translation MLPASRRPRRQRADRPSRYSATPLSLALAAALLGHASFAAAQDGSADVDSAGGSDKTTELSRVEVTGSNIRRLDVETASPVQVISKQDIENMGARTLLQVLDNLPAARPAQQDSRSLFTGSDGASQANLRGLGAQGTLVLLNGRRLSYYGAPAGFQTQFVNIDAIPAAAIERMEVLTDGASAVYGTDAVAGVINVITKRNYQGAEVSATTDMSSRIDSYGEHQASITAGFGDLNEDRYNVYGSFNFYRRDAIPLSDFYDKRPDQYYVNNPNYLKNLRLGTGSKPGEFNPGTYFAFNPRTGARVQEAAPGCNNVLTGEAAGPRCIWQTWMNNEIDAGAQTERMTGYVNAHFLLGETTEAFAELTYTDIDLRANGGTPRAFSTTTGNPTSWFSRDTGTTVNQFRYPFLGPNNEYNRASPELKALMGGVVGLQYLLQDAGGNYFGQRNTDKSYRGLAGLRGSFGDWNWETAFATAGTHSVTYQTVNVNLEGFRKAFGPFTIDPGTGRVIISDHPAYKFGEISEANAALLREAYPTFDIQSWTRLHTLDGKIEGPLANLPGGEMRAAFGFNISRETFYTPGNEDAANGLITQQGGSWFDGKRNTYALFAETVAPLTDKLELDAALRIDKYPNFNANLAPKIGLKYQVLPELLLRGTYSEGFRAPSLAEAGTGGVFAQLGGYRDEVRCAETNAIANLLRQSRRSGDVDLGNSLLNADCSRTVARMTQPNQDLKPEKAKIATLGFVFEPLDWLSVSADYWFIYRRNEIAAPDYSKAEDILSSTRSPITDSDRAAVAAVAAMCADPASGVRCPGTLPGYSVGNVASVVGQYKNKGRTLVDGFDIDARSRFSLGEWGSLNIGLAATIARRKQAYLDDENGWYYGNTIGYYGNPRLRATVNADWNYRQFTTSFFVNYVGHTKWGWDRIDAEDNNEETCTAGHLALPEAQCDGVPSWWTANLSLAWRPTEKLNLGVTVKNLFDRQPFYDPNSFLGDSSDYASIFGRSYSFTVGYKF comes from the coding sequence ATGTTGCCCGCTAGCCGCCGCCCGCGCCGTCAACGCGCCGACCGTCCATCCCGCTATTCCGCCACCCCGTTGTCGCTGGCCTTGGCCGCCGCGCTGTTGGGCCACGCTTCGTTCGCAGCCGCACAGGACGGATCGGCCGACGTCGACAGCGCCGGCGGCTCGGACAAGACCACCGAACTGTCGCGGGTCGAAGTGACCGGCTCCAATATCCGTCGTCTCGACGTGGAAACCGCCTCGCCGGTGCAGGTCATCAGCAAGCAGGACATCGAGAACATGGGTGCACGCACCCTGCTGCAGGTGCTCGATAATCTGCCGGCCGCGCGTCCGGCGCAGCAGGACTCGCGCTCGCTGTTCACCGGCTCGGACGGCGCGTCGCAGGCCAACCTGCGCGGCCTCGGCGCGCAGGGCACGCTGGTGCTGTTGAACGGCCGTCGCCTGTCCTACTACGGCGCGCCGGCCGGGTTCCAGACCCAGTTCGTCAACATCGACGCGATCCCTGCCGCGGCGATCGAACGCATGGAAGTGCTGACCGACGGCGCGTCGGCGGTGTACGGCACCGACGCGGTCGCCGGCGTGATCAACGTCATCACCAAGCGCAACTATCAGGGGGCGGAGGTCAGCGCCACCACCGACATGTCCTCGCGCATCGATTCCTACGGCGAGCATCAGGCCAGCATCACCGCCGGCTTCGGCGATCTCAACGAAGACCGCTACAACGTCTACGGTTCGTTCAACTTCTATCGCCGCGATGCGATCCCGTTGAGCGACTTCTACGACAAGCGGCCCGATCAGTACTACGTCAACAACCCCAACTATCTGAAGAACCTGCGCCTGGGCACCGGCAGCAAGCCGGGCGAGTTCAACCCCGGCACTTATTTCGCCTTCAACCCCCGGACCGGCGCACGGGTGCAGGAAGCCGCGCCGGGCTGCAACAACGTGCTCACCGGCGAAGCCGCCGGCCCGCGTTGTATTTGGCAGACCTGGATGAACAACGAGATCGACGCCGGCGCGCAGACCGAGCGCATGACCGGCTACGTCAACGCCCACTTCCTGCTCGGCGAGACCACCGAAGCCTTCGCCGAGCTGACCTATACCGACATCGACCTGCGCGCCAACGGCGGCACGCCGCGCGCCTTCAGCACCACCACCGGGAACCCGACCAGTTGGTTCTCGCGCGACACCGGCACCACGGTCAACCAGTTCCGCTATCCCTTCCTCGGCCCGAACAACGAGTACAACCGCGCCAGCCCCGAGCTGAAGGCGTTGATGGGCGGCGTGGTCGGCTTGCAGTACTTGCTGCAGGACGCCGGCGGCAACTACTTCGGCCAGCGCAACACCGACAAGAGCTACCGCGGCCTGGCCGGCCTGCGCGGCAGCTTCGGCGACTGGAACTGGGAGACCGCGTTCGCCACCGCCGGCACCCACTCGGTCACCTACCAGACCGTCAACGTCAACCTGGAAGGTTTTCGCAAGGCGTTCGGCCCGTTCACCATCGATCCCGGCACCGGCCGCGTGATCATCTCCGATCATCCCGCGTACAAGTTCGGCGAGATCAGCGAGGCCAACGCGGCCTTGCTGCGCGAGGCGTATCCGACCTTCGATATCCAGTCTTGGACCCGCCTGCACACCCTGGACGGCAAGATCGAAGGCCCGCTGGCCAATCTGCCGGGCGGCGAAATGCGAGCCGCGTTCGGCTTCAACATCAGCCGCGAGACCTTCTATACCCCGGGCAACGAGGACGCCGCCAACGGCCTGATCACCCAGCAGGGCGGATCCTGGTTCGACGGCAAGCGCAACACCTACGCGCTGTTCGCCGAAACCGTCGCGCCGCTGACCGACAAGCTCGAACTCGACGCCGCGCTGCGCATCGACAAGTACCCGAACTTCAATGCCAACCTGGCGCCGAAGATCGGCCTGAAGTATCAGGTGCTGCCGGAGCTGCTGCTGCGCGGCACCTATTCGGAAGGCTTCCGCGCTCCGAGCCTGGCCGAAGCCGGCACCGGCGGCGTGTTCGCCCAGCTCGGCGGCTATCGCGACGAAGTCCGCTGCGCCGAGACCAACGCCATCGCCAACCTGTTGCGCCAGTCGCGTCGCAGCGGCGACGTCGACCTGGGCAACTCGCTGCTCAACGCCGACTGCAGCCGCACTGTGGCGCGCATGACCCAGCCCAACCAGGACCTCAAGCCGGAGAAGGCCAAGATCGCCACCCTGGGCTTTGTGTTCGAGCCGCTGGACTGGCTGTCGGTGTCGGCCGACTACTGGTTCATCTACCGTCGCAACGAGATCGCCGCGCCGGACTACAGCAAGGCCGAGGACATCCTGTCCTCGACCCGTTCGCCGATCACCGATTCCGACCGCGCCGCGGTGGCGGCAGTGGCGGCGATGTGCGCCGACCCGGCCAGCGGCGTGCGCTGTCCGGGCACGCTGCCGGGCTACAGCGTCGGCAACGTCGCCAGCGTCGTCGGCCAGTACAAGAACAAGGGCCGCACCCTGGTCGACGGTTTCGACATCGATGCGCGCAGCCGTTTCTCGCTGGGCGAGTGGGGCAGCCTGAACATCGGCCTGGCCGCCACCATCGCGCGCCGCAAGCAGGCCTATCTCGACGATGAGAACGGCTGGTACTACGGCAACACCATCGGCTACTACGGCAATCCGCGCCTGCGCGCCACGGTCAACGCCGACTGGAACTACCGCCAGTTCACCACCAGTTTCTTCGTCAATTACGTCGGCCACACCAAGTGGGGCTGGGACCGCATCGACGCCGAGGACAACAACGAGGAGACCTGCACCGCCGGCCACCTTGCCCTGCCCGAGGCGCAATGCGACGGTGTGCCGTCGTGGTGGACGGCCAACCTGAGCCTGGCCTGGCGCCCGACCGAGAAGCTCAACCTCGGCGTCACGGTCAAGAACCTGTTCGACCGTCAGCCGTTCTACGACCCGAACAGCTTCCTTGGCGATTCCAGCGACTACGCCAGCATCTTCGGCCGCAGCTACAGCTTCACCGTCGGCTACAAGTTCTGA
- a CDS encoding D-tagatose-bisphosphate aldolase, class II, non-catalytic subunit: MSPVQSLIASHRQGRNVGLYSVCCSNELVLRAAMDVARRHDTLLLIEATSNQVDQFGGYTGMNPPQYRDYVLSLAREENFPVDRLVLGGDHLGPNAWQKRPAEEAMANARVLIEAYVAAGFHKIHLDCSMSCADDPTPLPDAVVAARSAELARIAESTAAAHGLAPPVYVIGTEVPVPGGEASLAGGLAVTTPQAAEQTLAIHRQAFCAPDLAAAWERVIAMVVQPGVDFDHSSVHDYDPAAARALTDFLERQPRIVFEAHSTDYQREQGLHELVRDHFAILKVGPAATFAYREALFALAAIEAELLPAERRSNLPQVLERCMLDNPRHWQQHYHGDERELHLLRLYALSDRCRYYWGEPALVAAVQRLFDNLSTHAPPAYLLSQYLPEQYRALRAGTLADTPQAWVRHRIGLCLDEYARACAANVAGLREHGARAAANG; encoded by the coding sequence ATGTCGCCCGTGCAATCGCTGATCGCCTCCCACCGTCAGGGCCGCAACGTCGGCCTGTACAGCGTGTGCTGCAGCAACGAGCTGGTGTTGCGCGCGGCCATGGACGTGGCCCGCCGCCACGACACCCTGCTGCTGATCGAAGCGACGTCCAACCAGGTCGACCAGTTCGGCGGCTACACCGGCATGAACCCGCCGCAGTACCGCGACTACGTGTTGTCGCTGGCGCGCGAGGAAAACTTCCCGGTCGACCGGTTGGTGCTCGGCGGCGATCACCTCGGCCCCAATGCCTGGCAAAAGCGCCCGGCGGAGGAGGCCATGGCGAACGCGCGGGTGCTGATCGAAGCCTACGTCGCCGCGGGCTTCCACAAGATCCACCTCGATTGCAGCATGTCCTGCGCCGACGACCCCACGCCCTTGCCCGACGCGGTCGTCGCCGCGCGCTCGGCCGAGCTGGCGCGCATCGCCGAAAGCACCGCCGCCGCGCACGGACTGGCGCCGCCGGTCTACGTGATCGGCACCGAGGTGCCGGTGCCCGGCGGCGAGGCTTCGCTGGCCGGCGGCCTGGCGGTGACCACGCCGCAGGCGGCCGAGCAGACGCTGGCCATCCATCGGCAGGCGTTCTGCGCGCCCGACCTGGCTGCGGCGTGGGAACGGGTGATCGCGATGGTGGTGCAGCCCGGGGTCGACTTCGATCACAGCAGCGTGCACGACTACGACCCGGCCGCAGCCCGCGCCCTGACCGACTTCCTGGAACGCCAGCCGCGCATCGTGTTCGAAGCGCATTCCACCGACTACCAGCGCGAACAGGGGCTGCACGAACTGGTGCGCGATCACTTCGCCATTCTCAAGGTCGGCCCGGCCGCGACCTTCGCCTACCGCGAAGCGCTGTTCGCGCTGGCCGCGATCGAAGCCGAGCTGCTGCCGGCCGAACGGCGTTCGAATCTGCCGCAGGTGCTGGAGCGCTGCATGCTCGACAACCCGCGCCATTGGCAGCAGCACTATCATGGCGACGAGCGCGAGCTGCACCTGCTGCGCCTGTACGCGCTCAGCGACCGCTGCCGCTATTACTGGGGCGAACCGGCCCTGGTGGCCGCGGTGCAGCGCCTGTTCGACAACCTGAGCACGCATGCGCCGCCGGCCTACCTGCTCAGCCAGTATTTGCCCGAGCAGTACCGGGCACTGCGCGCCGGCACCCTGGCCGACACGCCGCAGGCCTGGGTCCGCCACCGCATCGGCCTGTGCCTGGACGAGTACGCCCGCGCCTGCGCGGCCAATGTCGCCGGCCTTCGCGAGCACGGCGCCCGCGCCGCGGCGAACGGCTAA
- a CDS encoding transposase yields MPPTGTLPLMPPSYLTDAQWTAVLDNLPRRLGIRARNRSADYRRFVDSIIWVSVDDRPWTNVSANQFRARQIYARFLRWRNAGAWNAVADAIGADSDLSAALKRRVRLHIEHSSKLRNRKADLVQRYRAQSSPEEALPTTAWANASPSQGM; encoded by the coding sequence ATGCCGCCGACCGGAACGTTACCGCTTATGCCGCCGTCATACCTGACCGACGCGCAATGGACCGCAGTGCTGGATAACCTTCCTAGGCGCCTTGGCATACGCGCCCGCAACCGGAGCGCCGATTATCGGCGGTTCGTCGATTCCATCATCTGGGTATCGGTCGACGATCGGCCGTGGACCAACGTATCGGCCAACCAATTCAGGGCCAGGCAGATCTATGCCAGATTCCTCCGTTGGCGCAACGCCGGTGCGTGGAACGCCGTCGCCGACGCTATCGGCGCCGACTCAGACCTTTCTGCGGCGTTGAAGCGGCGTGTGCGGCTGCACATCGAACACAGCTCCAAGCTCCGCAATCGCAAGGCCGACCTGGTGCAGCGTTATCGCGCGCAATCGAGCCCGGAAGAGGCACTCCCCACCACCGCATGGGCCAACGCATCGCCAAGCCAGGGCATGTAA